Genomic segment of Rattus norvegicus strain BN/NHsdMcwi chromosome 7, GRCr8, whole genome shotgun sequence:
CGTAGGTTGTCACTGTGGTTCCCAGCTGTCATCCTCAGCTCCTCATACTGGACAGAGAGGTGAGAACCCAGCCCTTCACTGTGGCATCTCTTGGCCCCTTCCTCACTGTCCCCAGCCTCTTGTCCATCGGCTTGCTAGCTTTGGTGCTCCATGACCATACTTATCCTGAATCCTGTTTCTTCCTAGCTTAGGTGCTCCATGACCATACCTATCCTGCATCCCATTTCTTCCTGGCCTACATGTTCCATGACTATACTTATCCCACATCCCATTCCTTTTCCAGTTCTCATTGATGCCACGGGCCTTGTGTGTCTGCTCCTTGTTCCTATATCCCGCAGCCCCAGTCTCTGTTCCATACATTCCTAGATTCCTCCTTTTCAATCTGGTTCCTTCTCTGCACCAGAGCCTGAGCTCTGCTGAGGGGTATTCCCATTTTCTATGTCCCGAGGATTTTAGAAGGACTGTATGTTCACCCTGGAGTTGGAcagtcaaaaccaaaacaacatgaTGCCTTGCTTTGGCTAACTTCAAAACAACAATCAGAAATCAGAttcaaagtggaaaaaaatattaagttagcggtcctcctcctgctctctgcTTATAAGCATCGTGTGTCCTTTGAGAGCAGGACAAATGTCAATGTTTCTATTTGTTCAGACTCCATGTGCTGCCCCTCCTGTCATCTGTGGAAGCCTCTGCTTGTCCTTGGAAACTGCCAAGTGTTCCCATGGGCTTAGGTGTGACTGGACCAGTGTCTTTCCTGATGGGATCTTAGATTCCTTCGGACAGGGACAATCTGTTGTCACCGTCTCCTGCTATCCTATTTAAAGCCACACTCCACAGCACCTCTGTGGGTCACCCTCCCTTACCCTCTTCATGgcgatgctgtgtgtgtgtgtgtgtatgtgctgtgtgtggtgtgtgtgtatggtgtgtgtgtgtgggtgtgtggtgtatgtgtggtatgtggtgtgtgtgtgctatgtgtgtatgtgtgctatgtgtggtgtgtgtatgtggtgcgatgtgtgtgagtgtgtggtgtgtgtctgtgtgttttgtgtgtgtatgtgtgctgtatgtgtgtatgtgtggtgtgtggtgtgtggtatgtgcgtgtgtgtgtgtgctgtgtgtgtatgtgtgctgtgtgtgtgtatgtgtatgtgtggtgtgtggtgtgtgtgtgtatgtgtgctgtgtatgtgtatgtgtatgtgtggtgtgtggtgtgtgtgtatgtgtgctgtgtgtgtatgtgtatgtgtatgtgtggtgtgtggtgtgtgtgtgtatgtgctgtgtgtatgtgtgtgtgtgtgtgtgtgacccccCTCTTCCGAGCTGGTACTCCTGTCTGTCATGTTTATTGCCTGCCCTCTGCTCTGTCTCCAAGAAGGAAAATGGCGGAAGGCAGGCTTACTGCCCATCCCCGTTCCTGCTGCATCTGCAGCTCCATGTTCTGTGCTCCGCACGTGAGAGATTCTCAACGCACAGTTGCTGAATGTGGGAGCTAGTGTGTGAGCGCATGTACACTGCATTACACAGACAAGCCATTGAGGCTGAGATGACATGACTTGTTAGATCCAGCTGCCCCAGGGCTCCCCTTGTCCTCTCAGCGAGCCCCTAATTACTGAGTCTGGAGCACCCTTAATCACTGTTTCTGCTCCAGCACCAGGAACACCCAAGCCAGCGGCCTCCACCTACACTGTGAAGCTCAGAAACCTCTCTGCCACCAACACCAATTATACTGATTGAATGCTGCCTAGAGGGCTGCTCTACAGAGTCTGTGGATAAACAGAGCTAGGGACCTGGCACCCTGGTGACAAGGCTGGCCTGTTTGTGGGGTCCTGCTCTGCAGAGACCTGACCTGGCAGAAACAGCAGAGCTGAGGTTTCTGTGGGTCCCTGGGTGCTGCGGAGTGGCCCAGACTTGTTAGGTCCTTAGCTATTCTGAGGCAGAGAGCACTGGGACCCTGTCTTCtgtttctccccattccctgcctTTGCCCCCTCTGCTGTGATGCTTCTCCCAGCCCCTCTGCACCCCAGCCTTACCCTGCACTGGTACcaggcctctgcttctgctttgcTGCGGCTGGCGATGTCATCGTACTGGGCCTTGATCTCGGCTACGATGCCGTCCACATCCAGATCCCGGCTGTTGTCCATCTTCACGATGACTGAAGTCTCCGAGATCTGAGATTGAAGCAGGCTGATCTCCTGAAGAGGTCACAAAGGAGGAGTGAGCACCAAGGGCACAGCCATGAGAGGAGCCCACTCAGATGTCCTATGACTGTTCCTGCTCCTCCCGGCCTGAAGTCCCCAGTCTGCTTCTTGTCTTGTCTTTGCCCCTTATTGCTGTGGTGACCCAGACCTTCTCTAGGGGAGACCTGAAAACCATCTATCTGGATAATATGACTCTGGGGAGTCTTGCTCCCGGAGTGCTTGAGATGTCCTTCTAGAGTTTGCCTTGGCTCTCCTGCACACCCGTGTCCCTCCGGAATTTGCCTGACAGATCACCCAGAAGACCTTAAGTGGCCATGGATACCTCCTCAAACAGGGCTTTCAGGAACTCAATCTCATGTTCTAGAGCCTCCAAGTTGGTTTCCAGGTCAGCCTTCACCAGGAAGGCTGTGTCCACATCCTGTAACACAGTGACAGACCATGACCTGGATCAGCGGTGTGCACAGCCGTGCCCGACACTAGCACAAGCCTGGGCAAGTTGATGGCAGGGACGGCTGTGggctcaggctcttctctgagcCCAGGTGGAGGCAAAGGGTGATGAGGCCAGCAAGGAGAAAAGGACTGAGCGTGAGCCCCATGGGGAGGATGTAGAGGGATTGCTAGGGGCTCCCCACAGCTCCTGCACAGGGGATCCTGGAACTGTGTAGTTAGCTTGGGGTAAGCCAcacgggcaggcaggcaggtgcttGGGTAGGTAGATTCACAGCCATTCCCCGGCTCTGAGCCCATGTAAGGTGGCAGGAGGGCATGTGGAAATCAGGCTGGTCCCTGTCTCTAGGCAGGTTGGAGCTGAGTGGAGCATCAGACCTTCTTTTCCAGGGTCAGCACAAGAGGCCAAGGGAGAGGAACTTATTTGTGGGCCTTGGGGCATGGACATCTGGATTCTCTGCTTCATTATGCACCACCTCACCTTCTTCAAGGTGACAAACTCATTCTCAGCACAGGGACGCAGGGACAGTTCCTCTTCATACctatggggagggggagcatcgTTTTAATCAAGGTGTAGAGTTTGGAAGAGTCCTCTCAGGGGGCTCTGGCCTTCTCTCCAGATCCTTATGACTCTTTCCCTCTGAGGACAGACACTTGTCACCCGAACACCTCGGTTACCATTCATCCTGCCCCTTCTCACCGCCAGCAGCCTGGTTCTATGATGCTTCATACCCTGAGGTCCTCAATACTACCTCATTCTCTTGCTAAGGAGGAAGCCCCCTCATCTAACCATTTCCTTTGGAAATGGGAGAAAGGTCATCTTTCCCAAGCTGTTCTGAGGTGGCTGTAGTCCCAAGGAGATTCCCAGCTGACCCTGTGCCTCTTCCTTGCCTGCAGGGTATGTCTGGCCCCCACCTGAAGCCCAGTGGCAGAGGTAGCAATTACCTACTTACCAGAGCACAGAAACGCCCAGGTGTACCCCTCCCACTTCCTAGGGGCTCCTCAGCCCACACACTGTCcccaaggcagagggaatgggaacGAGGGTTCAACATGGCTACAGAGACTGTTTGGTGAGGAGAGCCAGTCCAGGGAAACATCCCTGTGCTCCTGGTGCCCACCTCTCTTTGGTTTAGCAAAGCTCTCCCTAGCTTTGATAAGGAGGTCTGGAGCTAttgtctgagttcaaatccccactcTGTCACACACTAGACATAACCCAACTGGGTGGGGGGCAATGAGTTTTCAGGCCCCATTATTCACAGGGGTATCCCCGGTAGAACGGGGGCAACCCAGGCCTGTTTCAAAAGCCTCTTATGAGTTAGTTGACACCTGGGATGTCCTCTGACAATGCACTGGCGGCGACAAGCGTTGTGCAAGACTCTTCCCTTGGGGTTGATGTGCCAGAAGGACCTCATATTTAAAACCCCTAAATCTCATTTTGAGCTGTGAGCCAGTCTAAACTTGCCTTGCTATGCACTTCTCAAGGAAGTCATGGCCCCTCTGAGTCTGACCTTTGCTCACCCCCACAACCTGCCTGGCACTCGTctgctccccttccctcccttcatttttcttcaagTCTACAGTGGCCTTCAGTGAATAGATAAAAGGAGTTTCTGAGATAGAGTCTTACTCTGTAACCCTTGAtctcactcactatgtagctcagggtaGCCCAAACCTCACAATcgttctgtctcagcctcctgagtgctggtattacaagATATGCACCATTATACCAGGCTTTTGGTATCTTTTAGAAGAAGGGGTCTACTGGAAGAAAAATTATCTATCAAGGACGTGGTCCAAACATGTCCCCTATCCctactccttgtctcttctctcttctgtggTTCTTCTTGCCACTTATTCACATGTAAGTATAAAGGCTTTTGGTGctgtggggtaggggtgggacaCTACATCCTAGCACAGTGCCTGTCACCAAGAAGGCCAATTGTTGACACTTAACAGTCATGTCCCCCAACATGGCTCCATTCTACTGACACGCTCTGTGTCCCATCTTCTTGTACCATTTCTCCTCAATGGAAACATGTCTCTCCCACCCCATGCCCTGTTTCTATGAGGCTCTGAGCGGACATGCCCCAGAATCTTCCAGATAACAAGTTCTCTCTCTGGGTTTCCTATAAGCTGGGGGTCTACATTTCATGAACATTGTGTGGCAAGTTCAGGACCTGTCTTCTGGAGAGTGGGTGAGATGGGACGGACAACAGAAACCCACAGTCCCTCTAGGGGACAACAGGGAAGCCAGATGTCTGTCAGGAGACAGGACGTGAGCTGTGATGTCTGGGTGGGGATGAGGGACTCCTGAAAGGAGGCTCGtccagtggagggaggaggagccaCAGGATCAGAGAGGAAATAGCACTGGGGACTAGAACATAGTTCTTGGTGTGTAAAGGGTTTGGCAGAATGGAATCCCAGCTAGGAATGTAGCTGGAGCAGCCCTGGGGCTCCATGAGTGGCAGGTGAGAGAACTTTTGCAGCAAGGTCTTTCAAAGTCCCCATTCAAGCAGGGcggaaggaagggagacagggcAAAGACACTTTCCAGGGCTTCCATGGTTGGTGACAACATGGATGCTCTACACTACTTAATTGTTTTGCCGTCGAGTTCCCCGCTTTATAGGTGAGGAGACGGGGGTCGCAGTTGTTTCTGCGGCTTTCTTGCTCTAGTCCCTCTGCAGAATGAAGGTAGAGGCCACTTACTTTTTCTTATAACCCTCCAGCGCTTCCTGGAGGCTGCAGAGCTCAGCCTCCAGTCTGCCATGGTCCCCAGACACGCAGTCCAGCTGTCGCCGCAGGGCGCAGATGTAGCCCTCGAAGAGTGGCTCCATGTTGCTCTGGCAACTTCTCTGCTGCTGCATGAAGTTCCACTTGGTCTCCAGAAGCTTGTTTTTCTGCTCCAAGAACCTCACCTGCCCCCAAGAACGGGTGTCACCATGTAGAAAGGACCCATAGACCATCACCAGGTCTCTGCAGAGACCGACACCCAAAGGGATGTATCTTTGTGTCTCCTTGGGCTTAGGGACCTTAAAGGACTCTCACCTTCCCCCTCAGTAGTCAGAAGGGGCAGAAGGGCTGCCGTTGCAAATGCATGGGGCTGGCCACATGCAGCTCTCTGGCTGACCCCTCGGAAGCCCCATGACCCGGGTCAAGCCTCCTCCCTTTGTGGGCCTCTCTCTCCTTGCCATAAGCACACCCACACATCAATGCCCGGGTCTAAGGGCAcaggtcaggtcaggtcaggAGTTGTGCCCCAGCTCTgctgactctgtctgtctctgatgcCCCACTTTATGTAGAGGCATCTGAAGGACATAGACTCCCAGGAATGCAGGCTGTGGTCTACCTCTTACATTTTTGTGGGTTGGGCTCAAGATAGGAAGCAGCTGCATGAGTTGATCTGGTCACCTGTGCACcagtcacaggcacacagagagagtatGGTCCGTAGCCTTGCTATGGGCTTCTTATAGCAAACCTGTTAAGATAGCTGCAGAGGGGATGTTACTCCGCTGTggtcagcagctgcagcagcagcctAATAGAAGCTCACGgctgagccccccccccccatggagtGTTTATAACTAAAACATAACAGActtgaaaagtaaaataatgttGATGGACCAGCTCCTTTCATTCATTTGCacgagtgtgtctgtgtgtgtgtgtgtgtgtgagtgtgagtgtgtgtgcatgtgtatgtatgtgtgtgtatgtgtatgtatgtgtgtgtatgatgtatgagtgtgtgtgagtgtgtgtgatatgtgtgtgtgcatgtgtatgtatgtgtgtgtatgtgtatgtatgtgtgtgtatgatgtatgagtgtgtgtgagtgtgtgtgtgtgatatgtgtgtgtgagtgtggtgtgtgtgtgcatgtgtatgtatgtgtgtgtatgtgtatgtatgtgtgtgtatgatgtatgagtgtgtgtgatgcgtgtgtgtctgtgtgtgtgagtgtgtgtgtgcatgtgtatgtatgtgtgtgtatgatgtatgagtgtatataagtgtgtgtgtgtgatatgtgtgtgtgagtgtggtgtgtgtgtgtgtgtgtgtgtgtgatgtgttatCACACACATGTGGGGGAGTCAGATCTCTCCCACatctggggatctagctcaggtTATCAGACCTGACAGCAACTGACTTTACTCTTTGATCCATGTTACTGGCCTGTGtttttgggggctgggggttgATGCAGGGTTTTATGTATTTCAGGCTGACCTTATATTCACTATGTAgctggggatgaccttgaactcagatcctcttgcCTTTACCTCCCGTGTGTTACAGGcaggtaccaccatgcctggcatcaCAGGCACATTTGTAAATCACCTCCTTTGAGTCTCCCACCGTATCATCTGTCTATCCCCAAACCAGGCAGCAAAATCCCCGAGGCTGGGCTGTGATCAGCTTCCATAGAGGTTCCGGGTAAGGGAGTGGGCTCTACCAGGATTCAGGGTATTTGCCCCAATCCTTGGAGTTTCCAGAAACAATAGCCAAATGCTTGGCCTGGACTCTGAGTCTCTAGGGTATAGAAACAAACCCAGGGGAATTAGGGGTGACAGGCCAGCTCAGTGTACCTAAAGGTATCAAGTCCAAAGCTCCCCAGAGCTTTGGTTTGGGGGCTTCCAAGTGCAAAACTCGGGTAACAGCCACCTTGTGCTCTGAACTCTGCTCCGCTTTTGCCTCACCCCAGGCCTAAACAGATGGAAAATTTGGGATTCGTGGTGTTTATGATCTCCGCCTCCAGGCCTAAGAGTTTGGGGACAGCTCAGGTACACGGGAGGCAGTTTTATTCCTCAGGCGGAAGGCCGTTAGTTAGCTCTGGAGCTTTGGGAGTCTCTCTGACAGTCTGCCCTCTGACAAGCTTGATGATCTGTCAGGTGGCACGCTGAGAAAGGTCATATTCTCACAAAGAGAGGAGTGCGGAAGGGCCTGGACTGGGCACGGTTCTATGCACCGGTAACCCAAGAACCCGGGACAGAGGCTGGAGGAGAGCTGCAAATTTCAAGCTAGTGTGGACTGGGAAGCAGGCATTTTCAGTCACGAGCGGTCATGGAATGCATAAGAGGCCCACGGGCGAACCTCCATACAGAACAGATCCAGGATGCTCTCTGCCGCAGTCCTCGCCCCGCCCGACCCTGGCTGCCCTTACCTTGTTGATGAAGGATGCAAATCGGTTATTCAGGCACTTGATCTGCTCCTTCTCATCTCTCTTCACGCTTTGCACCGTTGGGTCaatctccagctccagggggaccAGCAGACTCTCGTTGATGGTGACAGGAGTGATGCAGGCGGGAGATCCGCAGGCGGCTCCCGCTCGGTACCCGAAGCCTGGCATGCCGCATCTGGAGGCCACACGGGGTCTCCCGAAGCCCACGTTGCATAGGCTCCGAGAGCCAAGGCAGCCTAGGGCTCGGAGGCCCCCGCCAACCCCGGGCCGAGAGGGCACCTTGCTCACTTCATAGTGGGTGACCATCCGGGGCATGATGGCCGAACATGAGCTGAAGCTCCGGTTGCCACATCTGGAGCTCAACTGGAAATTTCGGCATGACatggcttgggaggcagaggtggatccctggagaggaaggagaacgGGGACCACGGGACTGACCAAACCGTGGCTCAGCTTTTCCCCTTTTTATTTGGTGGGGACTGGGGGACTGGATTGGTTCAAACCCCTAATCACTACTAAATCAGGTTTATGAGCTTGGGGTATTGGTAGCTGCTAGGTACAAGGTGCAAATTAGGGTAGCGAAGAGCAAGAAGGAACCAGTTGTCAATgtcaggggtggggggtgtcctATAAAAGTCCATCTGTCCTCCTTCCTTGTTTATGGAATGATGAAAGGGGTCAACCATGCACTTATAGATGCTGTATCCAGTGGCTCAGCCTCCAGGGACAGGAGAGTGGAACTTTGGGTTGCTCATCGAGGGGATTTCCCTGAGAGGGAGGCAGGAGTACAGAGATTTTAAAGACTGTATTTACTAGAGGGCTGTATCAGCGTTTTCCTCTAGATACCTCACTACTCCAGGGGCTTCCAGGACATATCCCTTAGACATATCCATGGAGGAAGAAGCTTCCCATGGTGTACCACACCTTGTCCCTGCATTGGAAGCTCCCGTGTCCCTGCACAGCTAGGTCACACGGTCCTCCAGGCACAGATACTGGATCCAGGACACACATCCAGACTGCAGGGGAGTTGGGAAGAGAGACCTGAGcatgaggaaaggagagaggcagagaagagaggattaaagaggggagaggagagaagaggggagaggggaggagaggagaggggagggaagaggggaagggagaggggaggagagaggagaggagagagagacagaggagaggagagggaagaggaatggaggggaggggaaaggagagtagaggggaaaggagagagaaatagagagggagaggaaaggaaatgacACTCTCCTACACTCTGTGCCCCTGGCAAGAACGACTGTGTGAAGTCTGAACCATTGTCCGCACCCCCTCCCCAGATGATGATGAGGCCTGCTCCAGCTTGGGGGTGTCTGTGGGGACAGTATTGTCCTTGGGAATGTTCCAGATGGATCCAAAGTCTTGGCATGAGATGTTCAAAGCCTCCTCAACCTTTAACTCCTCTTTCTGCCCACCAGCTGGGCCAAATGGCTTTCCCTTTTTATTGAGATTATGTTCCGGTCAGGAGCCCACAGTATGGAAGTGTTGATAGGGGCTGTACTAACAATCCAAGACCATCCTGGGCCTTTTGTATCTATAATCTAATTAGCTATAGTCTAATATGGGGCTGGTGGCCACAAGGCTGGAGCTGGACCCCTTTCTGTCCGCCCTCATGTGCTCTGTGGTTCCAGAGGAAGAAGCCTGGGTTCAGAGCCTGTCTTCCTTGTCTTGCTACCTGTACATCAGCAGACTGGAATGCGAAACTGTCTTGGGCCTTGGGAATTCTTGCCTAATTGGGCCATTTCATGATGTCCTCTTAGCTTTGGGTCTGAGAGTGAGGGGTGTAATTAGAGGCCAGTCGATGGTTGGGAGGCAGAAAGTAGAGTGAGCTGGGGTGTTCCGAGGTGAAGATGGGAGTCTTAGGGCCCAGGAAGCGGTTTGAAGACCAGTGGCACTGCTACAGGGATGGGTAGTGGACTGAGCCACTCGGGTTGCTGGAGCCATGTGCATGCTACAAAGCCAcaaccctcctccctctgtctccaggATGGATGCTGGTCTCAGGAACCCCAGGCTCAGGGCTGAAGGCAGGATCCTTTACAGCACTTGTGGGACCATTTGTAACCAGAGTTCGCAGTTCTGAGGTTCTGGCTGGGTATGAGACACAACACACTCGGTGACGACCGTGGGTGCTCAGTGACATTTTATTACAGCAGTTCTGGGACATAGACATGCGTAAGAAGAGCGGACATCTCGGGAGGTTTGGCTGCTACTCTGAAGCAGTTAACTTTCTTTTCACAcagcacagaggcagacagaccaaTTGCCTTTGGGAAGTATTTTGGTCTTGAACTCGTAGCAGATATTTGAGGACTCACAACCCTTCAGACTAAACCACTGTGAAGACCAGGTTCTAAAAACCCTCTGTGCAATCCCCTCCTATAACCTCACCCTCCCTCTGTGCAACCAGGAGTGCCCCTGTGTCCCTAGAGCAAGAGCAGGCAGCAAagatctgcctttctcttccAGCTTCCTGACTGCCTCTGCCCTGAGGGGATTAGAGTCTTCTTGTAGC
This window contains:
- the Krt82 gene encoding keratin, type II cuticular Hb2, which codes for MPRMVTHYEVSKVPSRPGVGGGLRALGCLGSRSLCNVGFGRPRVASRCGMPGFGYRAGAACGSPACITPVTINESLLVPLELEIDPTVQSVKRDEKEQIKCLNNRFASFINKVRFLEQKNKLLETKWNFMQQQRSCQSNMEPLFEGYICALRRQLDCVSGDHGRLEAELCSLQEALEGYKKKYEEELSLRPCAENEFVTLKKDVDTAFLVKADLETNLEALEHEIEFLKALFEEEISLLQSQISETSVIVKMDNSRDLDVDGIVAEIKAQYDDIASRSKAEAEAWYQCRYEELRMTAGNHSDNLRNRKNEILEMNKLIQRLQQDIETVKAQRCKLEGAIAQAEQQGEAALSDAKCKLAGLEEALQKAKQDMACLLKEYQEVMNSKLGLDIEIATYRRLLEGEEHRLCEGIGPVNISVSSSKGAVLYEPCVVGTPMLRTEYCTGATGVLRNSGGCSVVGTGELYIPCEPQGLLGCGSGRSSSMKMGAGSNSCSH